In Streptomyces capitiformicae, one genomic interval encodes:
- a CDS encoding TetR/AcrR family transcriptional regulator has product MTSDAPTRAYRRLSVEERRSQLLHAALELFAHHAPEDVSLDDVAEAAGVSRPLVYRYFPGGKQQLYEAALRSAAEELEHCFDEPTEGPLTLRLTRALDRYLAFVDEHDTGFSALLQGGSVVETSRATAIVDGVRRAAADHILRHLEVAEPGLRLRMTVRMWITSVEAASLIWLDDGKQPDVAELRDWLVEQFVACLTATAGRDPQTAAVVRAALTIEPSDGAVGTLARRVLSLVGDAAHLL; this is encoded by the coding sequence ATGACGTCCGACGCCCCCACCCGCGCGTACCGCCGACTGAGCGTCGAGGAGCGGCGCAGCCAGCTGCTGCACGCCGCACTGGAGCTGTTCGCGCACCACGCCCCGGAGGACGTCTCCCTTGACGACGTGGCGGAGGCGGCCGGAGTCTCCCGCCCCCTCGTCTACCGCTACTTCCCCGGCGGCAAGCAGCAGCTCTACGAGGCCGCCCTCCGCTCGGCCGCCGAGGAGCTGGAGCACTGCTTCGACGAGCCGACCGAGGGCCCCCTCACCCTGCGGCTGACCCGCGCCCTCGACCGCTACCTGGCCTTCGTGGACGAGCACGACACCGGTTTCAGCGCCCTCCTCCAGGGCGGCAGCGTCGTGGAGACCTCGCGGGCGACGGCCATCGTGGACGGGGTACGGCGGGCGGCGGCGGACCACATCCTCCGGCACCTGGAGGTCGCGGAACCCGGCCTGAGGCTCCGTATGACCGTCCGCATGTGGATCACCTCCGTCGAGGCCGCCTCCCTCATCTGGCTGGACGATGGCAAGCAGCCGGACGTGGCGGAGCTGCGCGACTGGCTCGTCGAACAGTTCGTGGCCTGCCTCACCGCGACCGCCGGACGCGACCCCCAGACCGCCGCAGTCGTCCGGGCCGCGCTCACCATCGAGCCCTCCGACGGCGCCGTCGGCACCCTGGCCCGCCGCGTCCTGTCCTTGGTCGGCGACGCGGCTCACCTGCTGTGA
- a CDS encoding AurF N-oxygenase family protein gives MTTVTSISEAEVLRDALGLLKDREQVAERLLASSAKHSFDPDKELDWDAPFEEGKWFWPPELVSLYGTPMWRRMSEEQRIALSRHEAAALASLGIWFEIILMQLLVRHIYDRAATSAHVRYALTEIEDECRHSKMFARLIGKGGTPYYPVSRLHQNLGRVFKTISTTPGSFTATLLGEEILDWMQRLTFPDERVQPLIRGVTRIHVVEEARHVRYAREELRRQMVTAPRWSREFTRVTSGEFARVFSVAFINPEVYPNVGLDQREAVAQVRASTHRRDIMQTGAKRLTDFLDDIGVLRGVGRRMWRSSGLLA, from the coding sequence ATGACGACGGTGACCTCGATCTCCGAGGCGGAGGTGCTGCGCGACGCGCTCGGGCTCCTCAAGGACCGGGAGCAGGTGGCCGAGCGACTGCTCGCCTCCTCCGCGAAGCACTCCTTCGACCCGGACAAGGAGCTGGACTGGGACGCGCCCTTCGAGGAGGGCAAGTGGTTCTGGCCGCCGGAGCTCGTGTCGCTGTACGGGACGCCGATGTGGCGGCGGATGTCCGAGGAGCAGCGGATCGCCCTGTCCCGGCACGAGGCGGCGGCGCTGGCCTCGCTCGGCATCTGGTTCGAGATCATCCTCATGCAGCTGCTCGTACGGCACATCTACGACCGGGCCGCGACCAGCGCGCATGTGCGCTACGCGCTCACCGAGATCGAGGACGAGTGCCGGCACTCGAAGATGTTCGCCCGCCTCATCGGCAAGGGCGGGACGCCGTACTACCCGGTGAGCCGCCTCCACCAGAACCTCGGCCGCGTCTTCAAGACGATCTCCACGACCCCCGGCTCCTTCACGGCGACCCTCCTCGGAGAGGAGATCCTCGACTGGATGCAGCGGCTGACCTTCCCCGACGAGCGGGTCCAGCCGCTGATCCGGGGCGTGACCCGCATCCATGTGGTGGAGGAGGCCCGGCATGTCCGCTACGCCCGCGAGGAGCTCCGCCGCCAGATGGTGACCGCCCCGCGCTGGTCCCGCGAGTTCACCCGCGTCACCTCCGGCGAGTTCGCCCGCGTCTTCTCCGTCGCCTTCATCAACCCCGAGGTCTACCCGAACGTCGGCCTCGACCAGCGCGAGGCCGTCGCCCAGGTCCGGGCCAGCACCCACCGCCGCGACATCATGCAAACCGGCGCGAAACGGCTGACGGACTTCCTGGACGACATCGGGGTGCTGCGGGGTGTGGGGCGGCGGATGTGGAGGTCGTCGGGGTTGCTGGCGTAA
- a CDS encoding FtsW/RodA/SpoVE family cell cycle protein, protein MTTKAGTTLAADPAEPSPPAVRLPRRRGVEFTLLVVAVLLSVYGYCAVGLAKYGTLPPGAADYGAGLGVLALLAHLAVRLRAPYADPLLLPIAVLLNGLGLVLIHRLDLQTPADQAAPAQLNWSTLGVGLFIVVVALVRDHRVLQRYAYVSVVAALVLLALPILFPPVNGARIWVRIAGFSLQPGEFAKVLLALFFASYLAANRNALAYAGRQIWRFKRLQLPTGRVLGPIVTIWLLSVGVLVLERDLGTSLLFFGLFVILLYVATGRTGWIAVGLLLACVGAVAVGWLEPHVHSRVEDWLHPFASIEAGRGPNQLAQSLFAFAAGGLLGTGLGLGHSILIGFAAKSDFILATAGEELGLAGLSAIFLLYALLVERGYRTGLALRDPFGRLLAIGLASIVALQVFVIAGGVTGLIPLTGMAMPFLAQGGSSVVTNWIIVALLMRLSDSARRQYDGPEATGA, encoded by the coding sequence ATGACCACCAAGGCCGGAACGACCCTGGCGGCGGATCCCGCGGAACCGTCCCCGCCCGCCGTACGCCTCCCCCGGCGCAGAGGCGTCGAGTTCACCCTCCTCGTCGTGGCCGTTCTCCTCTCCGTGTACGGCTACTGCGCGGTCGGTCTGGCGAAGTACGGCACCCTCCCGCCCGGCGCCGCCGATTACGGCGCCGGGCTCGGCGTGCTCGCGCTGCTGGCCCATCTCGCGGTGCGGCTGCGGGCGCCGTACGCCGATCCGCTGCTGCTGCCGATCGCGGTGCTCCTCAACGGGCTCGGACTGGTGCTGATCCACCGGCTGGATCTTCAGACCCCGGCGGACCAGGCGGCGCCCGCGCAGCTGAACTGGTCGACGCTGGGTGTGGGGTTGTTCATCGTGGTCGTGGCCCTGGTGCGCGACCACCGGGTGCTCCAGCGGTACGCGTATGTCTCGGTGGTGGCCGCGCTGGTGCTGCTGGCGCTGCCGATCCTCTTCCCGCCGGTCAACGGGGCCCGCATCTGGGTGCGGATCGCCGGATTCTCGCTCCAGCCGGGCGAGTTCGCGAAGGTGCTGCTCGCGCTGTTCTTCGCCAGCTATCTGGCGGCCAACCGCAACGCGCTGGCGTACGCCGGGCGCCAGATCTGGAGGTTCAAGCGCCTCCAACTGCCCACCGGGCGCGTCCTCGGCCCGATCGTCACCATCTGGCTGCTGAGCGTCGGGGTGCTGGTCCTGGAGCGGGACCTGGGCACCTCGCTGCTGTTCTTCGGGCTGTTCGTGATCCTGCTGTACGTCGCCACGGGACGCACCGGCTGGATCGCGGTGGGGCTGCTGCTGGCGTGCGTGGGCGCGGTGGCCGTCGGCTGGCTCGAACCGCATGTGCACAGCAGGGTCGAGGACTGGCTGCATCCGTTCGCGTCGATCGAGGCGGGCCGGGGCCCGAACCAACTCGCCCAGTCCCTCTTCGCGTTCGCCGCCGGCGGCCTGCTCGGCACCGGTCTGGGCCTCGGCCACTCCATCCTCATCGGCTTCGCCGCCAAGTCGGACTTCATCCTGGCCACGGCGGGCGAGGAACTGGGCCTCGCCGGGCTCTCCGCGATCTTCCTGCTCTACGCCCTGCTGGTGGAGCGCGGCTACCGCACCGGCCTGGCCCTGCGTGACCCCTTCGGCCGCCTGCTGGCCATCGGCCTCGCGTCGATCGTGGCGTTGCAGGTCTTCGTGATCGCGGGCGGTGTCACCGGGCTGATCCCCCTGACCGGCATGGCGATGCCGTTCCTCGCCCAGGGCGGTTCCTCGGTCGTCACCAACTGGATCATCGTGGCCCTGCTGATGCGTCTGAGCGACTCGGCCCGCCGCCAGTACGACGGCCCGGAGGCGACCGGCGCATGA
- a CDS encoding sensor histidine kinase: MRPPSKRPGLRRWTATLTWKALAFITVMCCALAALLGALVHVSVTGQTVDEARARALARLDEAVQAYESGDRLPPGAAVDPSELPRALRELAEGGERGTMVSDVEGYPTMWAAAPADGRALAVRIDYTQSAATIENLDQAILGSSALAIGATLAVGAFTVTGVTRRLRTTSQVARRISAGDLDARVDDPRTTDPTRHWDEVAAVAAALDTMASTLQRKLLSEQRFTADVAHELRTPLTGLHAAAELLPPGRPTELVRDRVAALRTLTEDLLEISRLDTGSERLELEETRLGRVAERVAAAAVAGGAARTEVRVVEDARVETDRRRLERVLGNLVANAHKHGGPPVVLTVEGPVVTVRDHGAGYPEYLVKDGPQRFRTEGSAKGHGLGLTIAAGQAEVLGARLEFENAADGGASAVLRLPVTED, encoded by the coding sequence ATGAGACCCCCGTCGAAACGGCCCGGGCTGCGCCGCTGGACCGCCACGCTCACCTGGAAGGCGCTGGCCTTCATCACGGTCATGTGCTGCGCCCTGGCCGCGCTGCTCGGCGCGCTCGTGCATGTCTCCGTCACCGGCCAGACCGTCGACGAGGCCCGCGCGCGAGCGCTCGCACGGCTCGACGAGGCGGTCCAGGCGTACGAGTCGGGGGACCGGCTTCCGCCGGGCGCCGCGGTCGATCCGTCGGAACTGCCGCGGGCGCTGCGCGAGCTGGCCGAGGGCGGGGAGCGGGGCACGATGGTCAGCGACGTGGAGGGGTACCCCACGATGTGGGCGGCCGCCCCCGCCGACGGCCGAGCCCTCGCCGTGCGGATCGACTACACGCAGAGCGCGGCCACGATCGAGAACCTCGACCAGGCCATCCTGGGCTCGTCGGCGCTGGCCATCGGGGCGACGCTGGCGGTGGGCGCGTTCACCGTCACGGGCGTCACCCGGCGGCTGCGCACGACCTCCCAGGTGGCCCGGCGGATCAGCGCGGGCGACCTCGACGCCCGGGTCGACGATCCCCGTACGACGGACCCGACGCGGCACTGGGACGAGGTGGCCGCGGTGGCCGCCGCGCTCGACACCATGGCGTCCACGCTCCAGCGGAAGCTGCTCAGCGAGCAGCGGTTCACCGCGGACGTCGCGCACGAGTTGCGTACGCCGTTGACCGGGTTGCACGCGGCCGCGGAGTTGCTGCCGCCGGGGCGGCCGACCGAGCTGGTGCGGGACCGGGTGGCCGCGTTGCGCACGCTGACCGAGGATCTGCTGGAGATCTCGCGGCTGGACACGGGCAGCGAGCGGCTGGAACTGGAGGAGACGCGGCTGGGCCGGGTGGCCGAGCGGGTGGCCGCGGCAGCGGTTGCCGGTGGGGCGGCCCGCACCGAGGTCCGGGTCGTCGAGGACGCGCGCGTGGAGACGGATCGGCGGCGGCTGGAGCGGGTGTTGGGGAACCTGGTGGCCAACGCGCACAAGCATGGGGGACCTCCGGTGGTGTTGACCGTGGAGGGGCCCGTCGTGACGGTGCGGGATCACGGAGCCGGGTATCCGGAGTACCTGGTGAAGGACGGGCCTCAGCGGTTCCGGACGGAGGGCTCCGCCAAGGGGCACGGGCTGGGGCTGACCATCGCGGCGGGGCAGGCGGAAGTGCTGGGCGCCCGGCTGGAATTCGAGAACGCCGCCGACGGGGGTGCGTCGGCGGTCCTGCGGCTGCCGGTGACTGAGGACTGA
- a CDS encoding C40 family peptidase gives MSERLLRRTYTAAVATLAAGTLLTTTPAAATAAPGAPEPAPSDTAPDSLDPDAALDSLDPDAAPNAPDPDAAPEDRSVADLLTDLQRLYREAEEATEAHNATEEELAKQRAEVAKLDRKLTSARISLYDSRGAAGRLARQQYQNSSTDLSPYVRLLLTRNPHRAMEQGHVIGQVARERALTVERMVGSEKQTDALARKARAALDRQLTLTERRKEKHDTVRARLAEVEKLLASLTAEQLAGVRKLEKATTAEAQQNLVTSGALSSARPPTGPGAKALRYAVAQIGKPYEWGAEGPKAYDCSGLTSQAWSHAGHPIPRTSQEQWSRLPRVPLNRLRPGDLVVYFPKATHVALYLGDAKVIQAPRPGTKIKVSPIAANPILGAVRPDPKAKPLKRFKPPRLPKAAKESSDRGYNATDSL, from the coding sequence GTGTCAGAAAGGCTTCTGCGCCGGACATATACGGCAGCGGTCGCGACCCTGGCGGCCGGCACGCTCCTCACGACGACCCCAGCCGCCGCAACGGCCGCCCCGGGCGCCCCGGAACCGGCGCCCAGCGACACGGCCCCCGACTCCCTGGACCCGGACGCCGCCCTCGACTCCCTGGACCCGGACGCCGCCCCCAACGCCCCGGACCCGGACGCCGCCCCCGAGGACCGTTCGGTCGCCGACCTCCTCACCGACCTCCAGCGGCTCTACCGCGAGGCCGAGGAGGCCACCGAGGCCCACAACGCCACCGAGGAGGAGTTGGCCAAGCAGCGGGCCGAGGTCGCGAAGCTCGACCGGAAGCTCACGTCGGCCCGTATCTCCCTGTACGACAGCCGGGGCGCCGCCGGACGGCTGGCCCGGCAGCAGTACCAGAACAGCAGCACCGACCTCTCCCCGTACGTACGGCTGCTCCTCACCCGCAACCCGCACCGCGCGATGGAGCAGGGCCACGTGATCGGACAGGTCGCCCGGGAACGGGCCCTGACCGTGGAACGCATGGTCGGCAGCGAGAAGCAGACCGACGCCCTCGCCCGCAAGGCCCGCGCGGCCCTCGACCGCCAACTCACCCTCACCGAGCGCCGCAAGGAGAAACACGACACCGTTCGCGCCCGCCTGGCCGAGGTCGAGAAACTCCTCGCCTCCCTCACCGCCGAACAACTCGCAGGCGTCCGGAAGTTGGAGAAGGCCACCACCGCCGAGGCCCAGCAGAACCTCGTCACCTCCGGCGCCCTCAGCTCCGCCCGCCCCCCGACCGGCCCGGGCGCCAAGGCCCTGCGCTACGCCGTGGCCCAGATCGGCAAACCGTACGAGTGGGGCGCCGAGGGCCCGAAGGCCTATGACTGCTCGGGCCTGACCTCCCAGGCCTGGTCCCACGCGGGCCACCCCATCCCCCGCACCAGCCAGGAACAGTGGTCCCGCCTCCCCCGTGTCCCCCTGAACCGCCTGCGCCCCGGCGACCTGGTCGTCTACTTCCCCAAGGCCACCCACGTAGCCCTGTACCTGGGCGACGCCAAGGTGATCCAGGCCCCCCGCCCCGGCACCAAGATCAAGGTCTCCCCCATCGCGGCCAACCCGATTCTGGGCGCAGTTCGCCCGGACCCGAAAGCCAAACCCCTTAAACGCTTCAAGCCCCCAAGACTCCCGAAAGCGGCCAAGGAGAGCTCAGACAGGGGCTACAACGCCACGGATTCCTTGTAA
- a CDS encoding DUF3291 domain-containing protein: MTSTAYELAQVNIARLKAPLDSPQLKDFVAALDPVNAVADGSDGFVWRLQSDSGNATDVPVFNDEWLVINMSVWRDTNALTAFMYQGQHRELLARRREWFERVQEAMVVLWWVPAGHRPTVAEAESRLLHLRANGPTPYAFTLRTSFPAQGAEPVSFAVPEDLGCSV; this comes from the coding sequence ATGACTTCCACCGCGTACGAACTGGCCCAGGTGAACATCGCCCGTCTCAAAGCCCCCTTGGATTCCCCGCAGTTGAAGGACTTCGTAGCCGCCCTGGACCCGGTGAACGCCGTCGCCGACGGCTCGGACGGCTTCGTCTGGCGCCTCCAGAGCGACTCCGGCAACGCCACGGACGTACCCGTCTTCAACGACGAGTGGCTGGTCATCAACATGTCGGTGTGGCGGGACACCAACGCCCTGACCGCGTTCATGTACCAGGGGCAGCACAGGGAGTTGCTGGCCCGCCGCCGCGAGTGGTTCGAGCGCGTCCAGGAGGCGATGGTGGTCCTGTGGTGGGTTCCGGCCGGCCACCGCCCGACGGTCGCGGAGGCGGAGTCCCGCCTCCTGCATCTGCGCGCGAACGGCCCTACGCCGTACGCGTTCACACTGCGGACGTCGTTCCCGGCACAGGGAGCGGAGCCGGTGTCGTTCGCGGTGCCGGAGGATCTGGGGTGCTCGGTCTGA
- a CDS encoding ferritin-like domain-containing protein has protein sequence MPTHELYAKDPGDPLWTVPASGAARFSWEYDDGRERLLALYQKGKDKQWDGQRRIDWELEVDPYDALGTPDESMTLYGTPYWAKLTDRDKGELRKHYASWQFSQFLHGEQGAMVCAARIVESVPDLDAKFYSATQTMDEARHAEIYARFLHEKIGMVYPINDDLQALLGDTLRDSRWDMPYLGMQVLIEGLALAAFGMIRDTTDKPLPKQILAYVMQDEARHVAFGRMALRDYYRQLTDAELREREEFVIEGCYLMRDRLRGMEVLENFGIPKAEAEEFSERSEFLALFRKLLFSRIVPCVKDIGLWGRRLQQAYVDMGVLELGDAGLDLLMAQDEEIAERLDAERFAVEERERVAEVGEAIEAGAEG, from the coding sequence ATGCCGACGCACGAGCTGTACGCCAAGGATCCGGGAGACCCGCTGTGGACAGTGCCCGCGAGCGGTGCGGCGCGGTTCAGCTGGGAGTACGACGACGGTCGCGAACGCCTGCTCGCCCTGTACCAGAAGGGCAAGGACAAGCAGTGGGACGGGCAGCGGCGCATCGACTGGGAGCTGGAGGTCGATCCGTACGACGCGCTCGGTACGCCCGACGAGTCGATGACCCTGTACGGAACGCCGTACTGGGCGAAGCTCACCGACCGCGACAAGGGCGAACTGCGCAAGCACTACGCGTCCTGGCAGTTCAGCCAGTTCCTGCACGGTGAGCAGGGGGCCATGGTCTGCGCGGCCCGGATCGTCGAGTCCGTTCCCGACCTCGACGCCAAGTTCTACTCCGCCACCCAGACCATGGACGAGGCCCGGCACGCCGAGATCTACGCCCGCTTCCTGCACGAGAAGATCGGGATGGTCTATCCGATCAACGACGACCTCCAGGCCCTCCTCGGCGACACCCTGCGGGACTCCCGCTGGGACATGCCGTACCTGGGCATGCAGGTGCTCATCGAAGGGCTCGCCCTCGCCGCCTTCGGCATGATCCGCGACACCACCGACAAGCCGCTGCCGAAGCAGATCCTCGCGTACGTCATGCAGGACGAGGCCCGGCACGTGGCCTTCGGCCGGATGGCTCTCAGGGACTACTACCGGCAGCTCACCGACGCCGAACTGCGCGAGCGCGAGGAGTTCGTCATCGAGGGCTGCTACCTGATGCGCGACCGGTTGCGTGGCATGGAGGTCCTGGAGAACTTCGGCATCCCGAAGGCGGAGGCCGAGGAGTTCAGCGAGCGCTCCGAGTTCCTCGCCCTCTTCCGCAAGCTCCTCTTCAGCCGCATCGTGCCCTGCGTCAAGGACATCGGCCTGTGGGGCAGACGGCTCCAGCAGGCCTACGTCGACATGGGCGTCCTGGAGCTGGGGGACGCCGGCCTCGACCTCCTCATGGCCCAGGACGAGGAGATCGCCGAGCGCTTGGACGCGGAGCGTTTCGCCGTGGAGGAACGGGAGCGGGTCGCGGAGGTGGGGGAGGCGATCGAGGCGGGGGCGGAGGGCTGA
- a CDS encoding SH3 domain-containing protein: MSLRILLMRFGIAAAGGALVALAVTTPAIGDDREDSGQHERAAAGAVVGQVTARSGLVLRTAPIRGGSVVRVAPYGEHVWIHCKIKSQKVDGNSTWYLLKNHSWAWGPARYITTKETPRWCR, translated from the coding sequence ATGTCCCTGCGGATTCTGCTCATGCGCTTCGGCATAGCTGCCGCCGGCGGCGCTCTCGTGGCGCTCGCCGTCACGACCCCCGCCATCGGCGACGACCGGGAAGACAGCGGACAGCACGAGCGCGCCGCCGCCGGCGCCGTCGTGGGCCAGGTAACCGCCCGTAGCGGGCTGGTCCTGCGCACCGCCCCGATCCGCGGCGGCTCGGTCGTCCGGGTCGCCCCCTACGGCGAGCACGTCTGGATCCACTGCAAGATCAAGAGCCAGAAGGTCGACGGCAACTCGACCTGGTACCTGCTCAAGAACCACAGCTGGGCCTGGGGACCGGCCCGCTACATCACCACCAAGGAAACGCCACGCTGGTGCCGCTGA
- a CDS encoding peptidoglycan D,D-transpeptidase FtsI family protein: MTKYIRRAAALCVLLLVALLVNATRVQVFPSRAYDDSPANRRPVIARWAQPRGDIVVDGRPVTGSKDTGEQLRYERTYQDGPLYAPVTGFASQRYGTTLLEHAEDPLLDGSDPLLSFLPLWNDITRDRNAGGEVVTTIDAAAQQAAYLGLGARRGAVAALEPATGRVLALVSRPSYDPGVLSGNGPSVTDAWARLNGDAGKPMLNRAVRQTYPPGSTFKVVTAAAALDTGVITDLDAPTRSPAPYTLPGTTTSLANEVEGCENASLRHAFEWSCNTVFAKLGVDVGLGAMKDTARAFGFNNADLRIPFSVSPSNFDTEMDRAQLALSSIGQYDTRATPLQMAIVTAAVANGGAVRSPYLVERTTTAAGRTVATTSTRTLGQAMNPGTAMRLRELMRGVVEDGTGTNAAIPHATVGGKTGTAQHGIGNSGTPYAWFIGWAQSDDAMEPQVAVAVVVEDAETVRGDISGGGDAAPIAREVMEAVLKSTDHQLR; encoded by the coding sequence ATGACCAAGTACATCCGCCGCGCCGCCGCCCTGTGCGTCCTTCTCCTGGTCGCCCTCCTCGTCAACGCCACCCGCGTGCAGGTCTTCCCGTCCCGGGCGTACGACGACAGCCCCGCCAACCGCCGCCCGGTGATCGCCCGTTGGGCCCAGCCGCGCGGGGACATCGTGGTCGACGGCCGGCCGGTCACCGGCTCGAAGGACACGGGAGAGCAGCTCCGCTACGAACGGACGTACCAGGACGGCCCGTTGTACGCCCCGGTCACGGGCTTCGCCTCGCAGCGGTACGGGACGACGCTGCTGGAGCACGCCGAGGACCCGCTCCTCGACGGCAGCGACCCACTGCTGTCCTTCCTCCCCCTGTGGAACGACATCACCCGCGACCGCAACGCCGGCGGCGAGGTCGTCACCACGATCGACGCAGCGGCGCAACAGGCGGCCTACCTCGGCCTCGGCGCCCGCCGGGGCGCTGTCGCGGCGCTCGAACCGGCCACCGGGCGCGTCCTGGCGCTGGTCTCCAGACCGTCGTACGACCCCGGCGTACTGTCCGGCAACGGCCCCTCGGTGACGGACGCCTGGGCACGCCTCAACGGGGACGCGGGCAAGCCGATGCTCAACCGGGCGGTGCGGCAGACGTATCCGCCGGGTTCGACCTTCAAGGTGGTGACGGCAGCGGCGGCACTGGACACCGGGGTGATCACGGACCTCGACGCCCCGACCCGCTCCCCCGCCCCGTACACCCTCCCCGGTACCACCACCTCCCTCGCGAACGAGGTCGAGGGCTGCGAGAACGCCTCCCTGCGCCATGCCTTCGAGTGGTCGTGCAACACGGTGTTCGCGAAGCTGGGCGTGGACGTGGGCCTGGGCGCCATGAAGGACACGGCGCGGGCCTTCGGCTTCAACAACGCGGACCTGCGCATCCCGTTCTCGGTCTCCCCCAGCAACTTCGACACCGAGATGGACCGGGCCCAGCTCGCCCTCTCCTCGATCGGCCAGTACGACACCCGGGCCACTCCGCTCCAGATGGCGATCGTCACGGCCGCCGTCGCGAACGGCGGTGCTGTCAGATCGCCGTACCTGGTGGAGCGCACGACCACGGCCGCCGGCCGCACGGTCGCCACCACGAGCACCCGCACCCTCGGCCAGGCCATGAACCCGGGGACCGCGATGCGCCTGCGCGAGCTGATGCGAGGGGTGGTCGAGGACGGCACCGGCACCAACGCCGCCATCCCCCACGCCACGGTGGGCGGCAAAACGGGCACCGCCCAACACGGCATCGGCAACTCCGGCACCCCCTACGCCTGGTTCATCGGCTGGGCCCAGTCCGACGACGCGATGGAACCCCAGGTGGCGGTGGCGGTGGTGGTGGAGGACGCGGAAACGGTGAGGGGTGACATCAGCGGGGGTGGCGACGCGGCCCCGATCGCGCGGGAGGTGATGGAGGCGGTACTGAAATCCACCGACCACCAGCTGAGATAA